Proteins co-encoded in one Brassica oleracea var. oleracea cultivar TO1000 unplaced genomic scaffold, BOL UnpScaffold01079, whole genome shotgun sequence genomic window:
- the LOC106320820 gene encoding probable F-box protein At1g60180 — protein MAGSSSSSTATNLISTVHHDIIESHILTRLDGPTLASFSCASSHLHELASNELLWSKLRRSTWPSTAAFSDDGSRLFFSDAYSVLDAAGSVSDPHRPFPELISAVDVHYRGKLILSRVVKTETTTDRELDQELALSWIVIDPVGKRAANLSSHRPVSVRRNWLSGGVEAKFATVVGSVECVITVVTCGEEEMHVKEVSLRVEKMEGTHLNGEDSLVILRSVMEGKRGNGSRREMESKRRHEEFMEKKREVKEKKVRVNLVFDILTVAVGILGFVSLVGFYLWSRRTLM, from the coding sequence ATGGCGggctcctcctcctcatccACCGCAACGAACTTAATCTCCACCGTCCATCACGACATCATAGAATCTCACATCCTGACGCGTCTCGACGGACCAACCCTAGCCTCCTTCTCCTGCGCCTCCTCACACCTCCACGAGCTCGCTTCAAACGAGCTCCTCTGGTCCAAACTCCGCCGCTCCACGTGGCCTTCCACCGCCGCTTTCTCCGACGATGGTTCCCGCCTTTTCTTCTCCGACGCCTACTCTGTCCTCGACGCTGCCGGTTCAGTTTCCGATCCCCACCGTCCGTTCCCGGAACTGATCTCCGCCGTGGATGTGCACTACAGAGGGAAGCTGATTTTGAGCAGAGTCGTGAAGACGGAGACGACGACGGATCGTGAGCTGGATCAGGAGCTGGCTTTGAGCTGGATCGTGATTGATCCCGTCGGAAAACGAGCGGCGAATCTGTCGAGTCACCGGCCGGTGTCGGTGCGGCGAAACTGGCTGAGCGGTGGAGTGGAGGCGAAATTCGCGACGGTGGTGGGGTCGGTGGAGTGTGTGATCACGGTGGTCACGTGCGGGGAGGAGGAGATGCACGTGAAGGAGGTGAGTCTGAGGGTGGAGAAGATGGAGGGAACGCATTTGAACGGGGAGGATAGTTTGGTCATTTTGAGGAGTGTAATGGAGGGTAAAAGAGGAAATGGGAGCAGGAGAGAGATGGAGTCAAAGAGGAGACACGAGGAGTTTATGGAGAAGAAGAGGGAGGTGAAAGAGAAGAAGGTGAGGGTAAATTTGGTATTTGACATTTTAACTGTTGCTGTCGGTATTTTAGGTTTTGTATCGCTTGTTGGGTTTTATCTTTGGTCTCGGCGGACATTGATGTAA